The bacterium genome contains the following window.
TGGGTAAAGGTTTTTGAAAAATAGGGTGGATTTAAAATAACGAAAAACAAAATGTCTCATATAAAAATCTATATCCAACGACGCGGGTCCGACAAAGGAGAGCTTGACAATTTCTTTCCTTGGCCATGATTAAATACGAGATTGCGAGCCTTCTGCGAAGCAGAAGGCTCGCAATGACAATGGGGCTCTTACCCCGCTACGGAAGGAATTGGCACCAAAACCTATACCCATAGTTGCGATGCAACCCATTAGGGAAGCCCCCTCCGCAATGGACAAAAGGGCTTGAGTCTTCACCATCCTCATAATAACAAACAAATATTCTCAACCGACTATCCCCTTTCCTTTACTAAATCCCTTTCGTTTAATAAAATTCTTCCCAAATGGAAATAGGCATAGACATAATAGAGATTGATAGGATAAGGAACTCACTGCGAAATCCTCGCTTTTCGGAACGAATACTAACCGAAAAGGAAAGATATTATTGCAAAAGAGAGGAGCAGATAGCGGGACGTTTCTCCGCCAAGGAGGCGATTATGAAAGCCTTAGGTAAGAGGGTTCCATGGAAGGACATAGAGATATTAAATGAGGAAGATGGACACCCTGTTGTGAACCTCTACGGCAAGGCAAAGGAGATAGCGGGTGGAAGGCAAATCGTTATCAGCATCTCCCATTCCCGAACCCACGCCGTGGCTGTAGCGCTTTTAATTTAATTCAAAGCAAGCTCTCCCTTTCCGGAGGAATCTCTTTAAAGCAGACCTGGAAGAAGGGGCATTTGAAACAATGCTCGGCGCGAAGGGGCGTGAAGTCCCCCCTTTCTATCCCGCTCGCCAGGTGGATTATTTTCTCCCTACCCTCAATTACTTCTTCCTCCTGAAGATAATAGCTCTCCTTTTTGTTATCAACGAATGAGGCTATGGTGAGCTTTATTGCGGGAGGGTGCCATAGATTCTCCGCTGCGAGATGATATAGGGCGAGCTGGAGATTATTCCTCCATCTACCTCCGCCGTGGAGCTTGTATTCTATTATCTCAACCTCGCCGTTCTTATACTTATCTACCCTATCCATCCTCCCCCTGATTATATGTTCCCCCAAACTCAAGGAGAAAGGGAACTCTATTTCAAAGATGTTGCTTGGGTCTTCCTGGAGGAGATTAGTTATCACTTTTTTCCCAAGCTCCATGACCTCGTCCATTTTTTCCGCTCCCAATTTCCCGCTCAATAGTGAGCGGAGGCGGGCTTCAATCTCCTCTTGGGAGGGACGGAAGAGGGTGGAAGAGAAGATGAATTTGAGGAGGTCGTGGAAGGCAGAGCCTATAGCCATCTCCTCGCTCTGCTTGGGAAGAGAACGACCCTGCACATAGCGATAGTAGTATCTCCTGGGGCATTCAGAGTATTCGGCTAATTGAGAGAACGAAAGCTCCATCTCAGGGGAAAGTCGGCAATATCTGTTTTAGAAATTCCTCTGCCCTCATAGCAGGCTCGCTTCCCGGAGATATCGTCAAAGCCATATACCAATAATTGCGAGCCTCTCGTGTATCTCCCCTCTGATAAGCCTCCACTCCCTTAAGAAGATAAACTCCCGCCATATTCCTCTTCGCTATCTCCGCCTCTTGACTCATAGGATTTGCCGAGAGGACGTATCGCCATTCCTGTAAGGCGAGGTCGTATTGTCTATAAAAAGAAAAGATGTTTCCCCTTAATAAACGAGCAGGAAGGAAGTCTCCATCGTAAAGAAGGGCTTGATTTGTATAGTTGAGGGCGATTGCGTAATCGCCTCTCTGATAATATTCCAGCGCCTTGTTATAAAATTCAATTGCCTTATTTCTCCTCTCAACTATCTGCCACTTTTCCGCCATCATTTGGGCGCCGAATATGATTAAAAAGAGAGTACCTGTTCCCATAAGGGTTAGCAATATCAATAGGAGGAAATTCTTCTGCGACTCGGATAGGTATACGAGTTTCCTCCTGGGCGGGAGGTGAGTTGTCTGTTCGTCCGCAATGGAGGGAAGAGAAGCAGGAGCGCTGGGAGCGGGAACGCTGGGAGCTGGCGCCGAGGGAGCGGAAACGGAGGGAGGAGGAGTTGATACCCTGCTAACGGTTGGGGAGATGAGCTCTCTTGCTTTCTTCAGGGAGTTCAGCATCTCTTCCGCATCGCGAAATCTATCCGCGGGATTCTTCTCCAGAGCCTTCCTTATCACTTCCCATACAGGCAAGGGGAGACCGGGAATGGGCTCCGGCTGCTGGGAAAGGATGTTGTAGGTGATTGTTACCGGGCTGTCGCCAGGGAAGGGCTTTCTCCCGCTCAACATCTCATACATCACGACGCCGAGGGAAAACAGGTCGCTCCTTCCATCTATGCTGAGCCCCTTGATTTGCTCGGGAGACATATAGCTCGGCGTGCCGAAAACCTCTCCCTCCATAGTGAGGGATGGCTCAAAGGTTATGCGAGCTATCCCGAAATCCGTTAGCTTCACTATCCCAGAGGGAAGGATATGGATGTTCTCCGGCTTTATGTCCCTGTGAATGACGCCGTGAGAATGGGCTACGATAAGGGCATTTAAAACCTGCTCCGTTATATTTAAAGCTTCATCAAGCGATAGAACTCCCTTAACCTGCAGTACCTCCCTAAGGTTCTGCCCCTCCAAGAGCTCCATCACCATATAATGGCGACCATTATCCTCCCCAACCTCGTAAATAGTGACTATGTTAGGATGCTGGAGTGAACCAGCCGCCCTCGCCTCACGATAAAATCGTTCCCTCCGCTCAACCGCCTTCTCACCGGAAAGACCCGGAGGAATAACAAGCTCCTTTATCGCCACCCTCCTTTTCAGCTGGGGGTCATAAGCCTCATAAACTATGTCGTTGGAGCGTCCTATCTCCCTTATTATCTCGTATTTCCCCAATCTCTGGACGGTTTTCTCGCTCATATAAAGCGCCTATCTCCTCCAGAAAAAGCCTCTCCTCTTTTTCTTTTCATCCTCTCTATACACCCTCACAGCCAACGCCGTTATATTGTCCTTTCCACCCCTTTCCTCAGCGAGCTCAGTCAAATTGAAGATTCCCTGCGAAATATCCTTCTCCAATTCCCTCGCCATCTCCTCTGGTTCTATATACTCATAAAAACCGTCCGTGCAGAGAAGGATTATGTCTCCGCTTTCAAGCGGATATTGGACAAGGTCTATCTCTATATCTAATTTAGTTCCAAGAGAGCGGGTCAGGAGATTACGGAAGGGAGATAGGAAGGCTTCCTCCTCACTCAATATCCCCTTTTTCACCTGCTCAGCCACCCAAGTATGGTCCTCGCTTAACTGCTTTGCTTCTCCATCCCTTATGAGATACAGCCTGCTATCGCCGACATGGGCGAGAAAGAGATTGTCCTCTTGGACGACAGCGAGGGTGAATGTACATCCCATCCCCTCCCGCTCGCTGACCCCTTGAGCTATCGTCCATATCAATCTATTCGCTTCCTCAAC
Protein-coding sequences here:
- a CDS encoding protein kinase, whose translation is MSEKTVQRLGKYEIIREIGRSNDIVYEAYDPQLKRRVAIKELVIPPGLSGEKAVERRERFYREARAAGSLQHPNIVTIYEVGEDNGRHYMVMELLEGQNLREVLQVKGVLSLDEALNITEQVLNALIVAHSHGVIHRDIKPENIHILPSGIVKLTDFGIARITFEPSLTMEGEVFGTPSYMSPEQIKGLSIDGRSDLFSLGVVMYEMLSGRKPFPGDSPVTITYNILSQQPEPIPGLPLPVWEVIRKALEKNPADRFRDAEEMLNSLKKARELISPTVSRVSTPPPSVSAPSAPAPSVPAPSAPASLPSIADEQTTHLPPRRKLVYLSESQKNFLLLILLTLMGTGTLFLIIFGAQMMAEKWQIVERRNKAIEFYNKALEYYQRGDYAIALNYTNQALLYDGDFLPARLLRGNIFSFYRQYDLALQEWRYVLSANPMSQEAEIAKRNMAGVYLLKGVEAYQRGDTREARNYWYMALTISPGSEPAMRAEEFLKQILPTFP
- the acpS gene encoding holo-ACP synthase, producing the protein MEIGIDIIEIDRIRNSLRNPRFSERILTEKERYYCKREEQIAGRFSAKEAIMKALGKRVPWKDIEILNEEDGHPVVNLYGKAKEIAGGRQIVISISHSRTHAVAVALLI
- a CDS encoding PD-(D/E)XK nuclease family protein; its protein translation is MELSFSQLAEYSECPRRYYYRYVQGRSLPKQSEEMAIGSAFHDLLKFIFSSTLFRPSQEEIEARLRSLLSGKLGAEKMDEVMELGKKVITNLLQEDPSNIFEIEFPFSLSLGEHIIRGRMDRVDKYKNGEVEIIEYKLHGGGRWRNNLQLALYHLAAENLWHPPAIKLTIASFVDNKKESYYLQEEEVIEGREKIIHLASGIERGDFTPLRAEHCFKCPFFQVCFKEIPPERESLL
- a CDS encoding Stp1/IreP family PP2C-type Ser/Thr phosphatase, producing the protein MSSDSRTKIEEKTEKLKAVKLPPFHFKVAGRSMLGKVRENNEDKMEFFIPEEESLLEKKGAVFIVADGMGGHNAGQIAAELAVQTFLRSYLKSETNSILQAIKEAVEEANRLIWTIAQGVSEREGMGCTFTLAVVQEDNLFLAHVGDSRLYLIRDGEAKQLSEDHTWVAEQVKKGILSEEEAFLSPFRNLLTRSLGTKLDIEIDLVQYPLESGDIILLCTDGFYEYIEPEEMARELEKDISQGIFNLTELAEERGGKDNITALAVRVYREDEKKKRRGFFWRR